Proteins encoded in a region of the Dorea longicatena genome:
- a CDS encoding YaiI/YqxD family protein produces the protein MKIYVDADACPVVAIVEQIAKEYEIPVTLLCDTNHVLYSDYSEVVTVGAGADAVDFKLVSLCHKGDIVVTQDYGVAAMILGKGAYGIHQNGKWYTNENIDRMLMERHLAKKARNAKKKHHLKGPSKRTDEDDRRFAESFTRLVEKRLKTEDEA, from the coding sequence ATGAAGATATATGTGGATGCCGATGCCTGCCCGGTGGTAGCCATCGTTGAACAGATCGCAAAAGAATATGAGATTCCGGTAACTCTTCTGTGTGATACGAATCATGTGTTATATTCGGATTACAGTGAGGTAGTGACGGTAGGAGCCGGAGCAGATGCTGTGGACTTTAAACTGGTCAGTCTCTGCCATAAAGGTGATATCGTGGTAACACAGGATTATGGTGTCGCAGCAATGATTCTTGGAAAGGGAGCATATGGAATCCATCAGAATGGCAAATGGTATACGAATGAGAATATTGATCGTATGCTGATGGAAAGACATCTCGCGAAGAAAGCGAGAAATGCGAAGAAGAAGCATCATCTGAAAGGTCCGTCAAAAAGGACAGACGAAGATGACAGAAGATTTGCAGAATCATTTACCAGACTTGTGGAAAAGCGGTTGAAAACGGAGGATGAAGCGTGA
- a CDS encoding YitT family protein: MNKQKKKGFTSDTLKETAVMTIAVGIIAAAVYFFLIPSQTSISSISALAIIIAHYVPLHVSTVTMILNVVLLLIGFVTCGKEFGAKTVYTSILLPVYLAVFEHVFPDFESLTNSNELDVLCYILVVSIGLSILFNMNASSGGLDIVAKIMNKYLHIELGKAMSISGMCVALSSALIYDKKAVVLSVLGTYFNGIVLDHFIFGQNVKRRVCIITKYEEEVRQFILHELHSGATFYEAMGAYNMQKYREIITIVDKSEYQKLMNYIVQKDPEAFVTVYTVSDMRYRPKVRSF; encoded by the coding sequence ATGAACAAACAAAAGAAAAAAGGTTTCACATCAGACACGTTAAAAGAAACCGCCGTCATGACGATAGCAGTGGGGATTATCGCCGCGGCAGTGTATTTCTTCCTGATTCCGAGTCAGACTTCGATCAGCAGTATATCTGCACTTGCGATTATTATCGCACATTATGTACCATTGCATGTGTCAACGGTTACGATGATCCTGAATGTGGTCTTATTGCTGATCGGATTTGTAACTTGCGGGAAAGAATTTGGGGCGAAGACGGTATATACGAGTATCTTGCTGCCAGTGTATCTGGCGGTATTTGAACATGTATTTCCGGATTTTGAATCACTGACGAACAGCAATGAGCTGGATGTGTTATGTTATATTCTGGTGGTAAGTATTGGTCTTAGCATTTTATTCAACATGAATGCGTCATCCGGTGGACTGGATATCGTAGCGAAGATCATGAACAAGTATCTTCACATCGAACTAGGAAAAGCTATGTCAATTTCAGGAATGTGTGTGGCACTTTCGTCTGCTCTGATCTATGATAAAAAAGCGGTAGTGTTAAGTGTGCTTGGCACATATTTTAATGGTATTGTGCTGGATCATTTCATCTTTGGACAGAATGTAAAAAGACGAGTCTGCATTATTACAAAATACGAAGAAGAGGTACGACAGTTTATTTTACATGAGCTGCACAGTGGAGCGACATTCTATGAAGCGATGGGTGCTTATAATATGCAGAAGTACAGAGAGATTATTACGATTGTAGATAAGAGTGAATATCAGAAACTCATGAACTATATTGTCCAGAAAGATCCGGAAGCATTTGTAACGGTGTATACAGTATCTGATATGCGCTACAGACCGAAGGTGAGATCATTCTAG
- a CDS encoding ImmA/IrrE family metallo-endopeptidase gives MQDDTLYNMTDNTEYQANLFAADLLIEDEEIEDMVQNEDLDYFGLCSSLNATPELMSFKLYSLTKRGQAYHMPMEIQSNFLAK, from the coding sequence ATGCAAGATGATACACTCTACAATATGACGGATAATACAGAATACCAGGCCAATCTGTTTGCTGCCGATCTGCTGATTGAAGATGAGGAAATCGAAGATATGGTTCAGAACGAGGACCTGGATTATTTCGGACTCTGCAGCTCTTTGAATGCGACTCCGGAACTCATGAGCTTTAAACTATACAGCCTGACAAAACGAGGCCAGGCTTACCATATGCCGATGGAGATACAGAGTAATTTCCTGGCGAAATAA
- a CDS encoding CDP-alcohol phosphatidyltransferase family protein produces MQSEVNQEENLNRIITVPNLLSFFRLCLIPVIIWSYCVKKNPLLAGEILLLSGLTDLADGYIARRFHMISNLGKILDPVADKLTQAAMLICLFTRFPHMLLLIVIMAGKELYMAVSGCLVIRKTGKVHGADWHGKIVTFLLYGTAAVHIIWFHITPMVSDLLIGLCAIMMVISVALYIIQNTRTLKGETV; encoded by the coding sequence ATGCAGAGTGAAGTGAATCAGGAAGAAAATTTGAATAGAATTATTACGGTTCCTAATCTTCTTTCTTTTTTTCGGCTTTGCCTGATTCCGGTAATTATATGGAGCTATTGTGTAAAGAAAAATCCTCTGTTAGCTGGAGAAATCTTATTGCTGTCTGGTCTTACGGATCTTGCTGATGGATATATCGCAAGAAGATTCCATATGATTAGTAATTTGGGAAAAATACTTGATCCGGTGGCCGATAAGCTGACACAGGCAGCGATGTTAATCTGTCTGTTTACTCGGTTTCCGCATATGCTTCTTTTAATCGTAATAATGGCAGGTAAGGAGCTGTATATGGCAGTCAGTGGATGTCTTGTGATACGAAAGACAGGAAAAGTACACGGTGCAGACTGGCATGGAAAGATAGTAACCTTTTTATTATATGGAACTGCAGCGGTGCATATTATATGGTTCCACATTACACCTATGGTATCAGATCTGTTGATTGGTTTGTGCGCTATAATGATGGTCATATCGGTCGCTCTGTATATTATCCAGAATACCAGGACTCTTAAGGGAGAGACTGTATAA
- a CDS encoding FUSC family protein, whose amino-acid sequence MTFYQELQLNQAGSKNLLKKSETVKEKSYHILVYLVKIAVTMAFCFLFVTIFSILFGNENSIVGVVVLLCLMVFRNADLGIHTGQSTMLLALFFVIMTVCPHLANQFSPVLGMLLNIATLAVLILFGCHNPFMFNQSTLVLGYLLLYGYDVTGKSYQMRLVGMALGAALTCFVFYRNHKNRTYKRNLKDLIQEFDITSSRTKWQICQILCVPIVLCIAELCNMPRAMWAGIAAMSAILPFMEDMHYRVRKRIVGNIAGVICFTVLYFLLPSSIYAYIGILGGIGVGLSAQYGWQAVFNTFGALAIAAETYGLQGAVSLRVIQNVFGVVFALAFCVIFYWFMSKKKESEATVHAE is encoded by the coding sequence ATGACATTTTATCAGGAATTGCAGTTAAATCAGGCAGGTTCTAAAAATCTGTTGAAAAAGAGTGAAACAGTGAAAGAAAAATCATATCATATACTGGTATATTTGGTAAAGATAGCTGTTACAATGGCATTTTGTTTTTTATTTGTTACTATTTTCAGTATCTTATTTGGAAATGAGAATAGTATTGTGGGTGTAGTAGTTTTATTATGCCTTATGGTATTTCGGAATGCGGATCTGGGGATCCACACCGGACAATCTACGATGCTTTTGGCTTTGTTCTTTGTAATTATGACTGTATGTCCGCATTTAGCAAATCAGTTTTCACCGGTATTGGGAATGCTGTTAAATATTGCGACACTGGCTGTGTTGATTCTGTTCGGATGCCATAATCCATTCATGTTTAATCAATCTACATTGGTTCTTGGGTATCTGCTGCTATATGGTTATGATGTTACGGGAAAAAGCTATCAGATGCGATTAGTCGGAATGGCTTTAGGTGCAGCACTTACCTGCTTCGTATTTTATCGAAATCATAAAAACAGAACTTATAAAAGAAATCTGAAAGATCTGATACAAGAATTTGATATCACTTCTTCCAGAACAAAATGGCAGATATGTCAGATTTTATGCGTACCGATTGTCCTTTGCATTGCAGAACTTTGTAATATGCCACGTGCAATGTGGGCTGGTATTGCGGCCATGTCCGCGATTTTGCCATTTATGGAAGATATGCACTACAGAGTCCGTAAAAGGATTGTCGGAAATATTGCAGGTGTTATATGTTTTACAGTATTATATTTTCTGCTTCCTTCGTCAATCTATGCATATATAGGAATTCTTGGTGGAATCGGTGTAGGACTTTCAGCACAATATGGCTGGCAGGCAGTATTTAACACATTTGGTGCTTTAGCCATTGCTGCAGAGACTTATGGACTACAAGGAGCGGTTAGTCTTAGAGTGATTCAAAATGTTTTTGGTGTTGTGTTTGCATTAGCATTTTGTGTTATATTTTATTGGTTTATGTCAAAAAAAAAGGAAAGTGAGGCGACCGTACATGCAGAGTGA
- a CDS encoding HAMP domain-containing sensor histidine kinase, producing the protein MEQKKEKGLRIRSCLTGAIWLALVFSTVISALLFAFLNHFFNLPGSIPVLGWLLIFNTLIAGLITSFINAKLLEPITRLSKAMKEVSQGDFEQHLETNSRIAEVGESYQSFNVMTKELRATEVLQMDFVSNVSHEFKTPINAIEGYTMLLQGEELSPDQEEYVEKILFNTQRLSGLVGNILLLSKLENQNIPMKKTEYRLDEQIRQAFLSLETKWTEKEIGFQVELEEVKYTGNEGLFMHIWINLLDNAIKFSPSKGTITMFLKQEQDSVKFILEDEGPGIEDDVKSRIFDKFYQVDGSHKAEGNGLGLALVKRIVDSAGGTIKAENREYGGCRFVIELPKQKDEAI; encoded by the coding sequence ATGGAACAAAAGAAAGAAAAAGGATTGCGGATCCGATCCTGTCTGACTGGTGCAATCTGGCTGGCACTTGTATTTTCAACAGTCATATCTGCTTTATTATTTGCTTTTTTGAATCATTTTTTTAATCTGCCGGGCAGCATACCTGTGCTTGGCTGGCTTTTGATTTTCAATACATTGATTGCAGGGCTGATCACTTCCTTTATCAATGCAAAGTTACTGGAACCAATTACCAGACTTAGTAAAGCAATGAAGGAAGTTTCTCAGGGAGATTTTGAACAGCATTTGGAAACGAACAGCCGTATAGCAGAAGTTGGAGAATCTTATCAAAGTTTTAATGTTATGACAAAAGAACTTCGTGCAACAGAGGTGCTGCAGATGGATTTTGTATCTAATGTTTCTCATGAGTTTAAGACCCCGATTAATGCCATTGAAGGATATACAATGCTGCTTCAGGGAGAAGAACTGTCTCCGGATCAAGAGGAATATGTAGAAAAAATCTTATTTAACACCCAAAGACTTTCCGGATTGGTTGGTAATATTTTGCTGTTATCCAAGTTAGAGAATCAGAATATACCAATGAAAAAAACAGAATATCGTCTGGATGAACAAATCCGCCAGGCATTTCTTTCATTGGAAACAAAATGGACAGAAAAAGAAATTGGTTTTCAGGTAGAATTGGAGGAAGTTAAATATACTGGGAATGAAGGACTTTTTATGCATATCTGGATAAATCTTTTGGATAATGCGATTAAGTTCAGCCCTTCAAAGGGGACAATTACGATGTTTCTGAAACAAGAACAGGATTCTGTTAAGTTCATTCTGGAAGATGAAGGACCAGGAATAGAGGATGATGTAAAATCCAGAATATTTGACAAGTTCTATCAGGTAGATGGATCTCATAAAGCAGAAGGAAATGGCCTAGGTCTTGCACTTGTAAAACGGATTGTAGATAGTGCCGGAGGAACAATCAAAGCAGAAAACCGTGAATATGGTGGATGCAGATTTGTTATAGAGCTGCCAAAGCAGAAAGATGAGGCCATATAA
- a CDS encoding response regulator transcription factor, with product MGKVSVLIRRKKNVFQILIVEDDKELSQLFQKVLEKNGYQVKSASDGAQALEVLDKEYIDLIISDIMMPVMDGYELVSELRSAGYQIPVLMITAKGSFDDMRQGFLSGSDDYMVKPVNVNEMVLRVGALLRRAQILNEHKIVIGSTEFDYDAMTVTTDKESLVLPKKEFLLLYKLAASPGRTFTKQQLMDEVWGYETEADPHTIEVHIGRIRERFKDNPDFEIVTMRGIGYKVVKK from the coding sequence ATGGGCAAGGTATCTGTTTTAATAAGGAGGAAGAAAAACGTGTTTCAAATATTGATTGTAGAAGATGATAAAGAATTAAGCCAGCTATTCCAAAAAGTGCTTGAGAAGAATGGATATCAAGTCAAAAGTGCATCGGATGGAGCACAGGCATTAGAAGTATTGGATAAGGAATATATTGATCTGATCATTTCTGATATTATGATGCCGGTTATGGATGGCTATGAACTGGTGTCAGAACTTCGTTCAGCAGGATATCAGATACCAGTGCTTATGATCACTGCGAAAGGTTCCTTTGATGATATGCGCCAGGGATTTCTTTCGGGAAGTGACGATTATATGGTAAAACCGGTAAATGTGAATGAAATGGTTTTAAGAGTCGGAGCACTGCTTCGCCGTGCACAGATACTGAATGAACACAAAATTGTGATCGGTTCAACAGAGTTTGATTATGATGCAATGACGGTTACAACTGATAAGGAAAGTCTTGTTTTGCCTAAAAAAGAATTCCTGCTTTTATATAAGCTTGCAGCTTCGCCAGGCAGAACATTTACAAAACAACAGTTGATGGATGAAGTATGGGGATACGAGACGGAGGCAGACCCACATACGATAGAGGTACATATAGGAAGAATCAGAGAGCGTTTTAAAGATAACCCTGATTTTGAAATCGTAACAATGCGTGGAATTGGATACAAGGTGGTGAAAAAATAA
- a CDS encoding phospholipase D family protein: MKKHKICKILLVILAIFLCVAFYELLGICVAYKKQPEVSNTTKKETKNGSWNECSENTERAVIIEKNPEALLQRVRLIKNAKKEIILSTFAFQSDESGKLILGALHDAADRGVHIRLLVDGMESWIDMEGNPYFYGLSSHENVEIKLYNKANPLKPWKMMGRMHDKYLIADGKRYILGGRNTYNYFLGDFPGHKNYDRDVLVVCDEPEKENSVNQLSEYFETIWNQEDSGYFHNNKKLANRKSVKNAVLELQNSYQKYFEENKERICETDYTDETFETEKITLVSNPIHTGSKEPVVWYQLGELMKNAKDRVKIHTPYIICNDMMYNTWEEIAENVSDFSIMTNSVANNGNPFGAADYAKNRNRILSTGINIWEYEGGYSYHGKSILIDDDLSVIGSFNMDMRSAYLDTELMLVIRSKDINKQLEEGMMEYEKVSRQILEGGTYNDPYHVEPIELTKKRQRKIFLVQHLLGWARYLF, encoded by the coding sequence ATGAAAAAGCATAAAATATGTAAAATCCTTCTTGTTATACTGGCAATTTTTTTATGTGTGGCTTTTTATGAATTGCTCGGAATCTGCGTTGCATATAAAAAGCAGCCGGAAGTGTCCAATACAACCAAAAAAGAAACAAAAAATGGGTCATGGAACGAATGCAGTGAAAATACAGAACGGGCAGTAATCATAGAAAAGAATCCAGAAGCGCTTTTACAAAGAGTGCGTTTGATCAAGAATGCAAAAAAGGAAATTATTCTTTCTACTTTTGCATTTCAATCCGATGAAAGTGGAAAATTGATTTTAGGAGCACTGCATGATGCGGCAGACAGAGGTGTACATATTCGTCTGTTAGTAGATGGAATGGAGAGCTGGATTGATATGGAAGGAAATCCGTATTTCTATGGATTATCTTCCCATGAGAATGTTGAAATTAAACTGTATAATAAGGCCAATCCGTTGAAACCGTGGAAAATGATGGGTAGAATGCATGATAAATATTTGATTGCAGATGGAAAGAGATATATTCTTGGGGGAAGAAATACATATAATTATTTCCTGGGTGATTTTCCGGGACATAAGAACTATGACAGAGACGTGTTAGTGGTTTGCGATGAACCTGAGAAAGAAAATTCAGTTAACCAGTTGTCAGAGTATTTTGAAACCATATGGAATCAGGAAGACAGTGGTTATTTTCATAACAATAAAAAACTGGCAAATAGAAAATCTGTAAAGAACGCAGTTTTAGAGCTGCAGAACAGCTATCAGAAATATTTTGAAGAGAATAAGGAAAGAATCTGCGAGACCGATTATACGGACGAAACTTTTGAGACAGAAAAGATTACATTAGTGTCAAATCCTATTCACACAGGTTCCAAAGAACCAGTAGTGTGGTATCAGTTGGGAGAATTGATGAAAAATGCAAAAGATCGTGTGAAGATCCACACGCCATATATTATCTGTAATGATATGATGTATAATACATGGGAGGAGATTGCAGAGAACGTTTCAGATTTTTCTATCATGACAAATTCAGTTGCGAATAATGGGAATCCATTTGGGGCTGCCGATTATGCGAAAAACAGAAATAGAATCTTAAGTACAGGAATTAATATCTGGGAATATGAAGGCGGTTATTCATACCACGGAAAAAGTATTCTCATTGACGATGATCTGTCTGTAATCGGTTCCTTTAATATGGACATGAGAAGTGCATATCTGGATACGGAACTGATGCTTGTAATTCGCAGTAAAGATATTAATAAACAGTTGGAAGAGGGCATGATGGAATATGAAAAAGTGTCCCGCCAGATATTAGAAGGCGGAACTTATAATGATCCATATCATGTAGAGCCAATCGAATTAACAAAGAAACGTCAGAGAAAAATATTTTTGGTACAGCATCTGCTTGGATGGGCAAGGTATCTGTTTTAA
- the cls gene encoding cardiolipin synthase, translating into MKQDTLEGKAKTKNGVKRLCFSIICILLEVIFIITIVTRLNEYAEIINLFTRILSGILVLGLYASNKTSSMKMPWVILILIFPIMGVGLYLLIGLNGGTHKMRERYAEIDSKLLPMLPDSQECLSKIKEKIPKAGNIASYIQRNSQYPIYQNTDIVYFDEAVKGLEAQLKDLEKAQKFIFMEYHAIEDAEAWHKIQDVLEERVKAGVEVRVFYDDMGSIGFINTDFVKKMEAIGIHCRVFNPFMPGLNLFLNNRDHRKITVIDGKVGFTGGYNLANEYFNYTHPYGQWKDTGIRLEGDAVQSLTVTFLEMWNAVSDKDANDSDFSKYLFHYDYAAQQTGFVQPYADSPMDNEQVGEEVYISMINKAEKYCWFMTPYLIITDEMTHALCLAAKRGVDVRIITPGIPDKKFIYNITRSFYHGLVKHGVRVYEWTPGFCHAKMSVADDCMATCGTINLDYRSLYHHFENGCFMADCQAVVEIKNDLIRTMGECRDVTDQYQTGRSAYLRLGQLFMRLFAGLL; encoded by the coding sequence ATGAAACAAGATACTTTAGAGGGCAAAGCAAAAACAAAAAATGGGGTAAAACGGCTGTGTTTTTCCATAATCTGCATTCTTCTGGAAGTGATTTTTATTATTACTATCGTAACACGCTTGAATGAATATGCAGAAATCATAAATTTATTTACAAGGATTTTGAGTGGGATCTTGGTTTTGGGATTGTACGCATCAAATAAGACATCCTCTATGAAAATGCCTTGGGTCATCTTAATTCTAATTTTCCCAATTATGGGTGTAGGCCTGTATTTGTTGATTGGTTTGAATGGTGGCACACATAAAATGCGTGAGCGATATGCAGAAATTGATAGCAAATTGTTACCAATGCTTCCGGACAGTCAGGAGTGTTTGAGCAAAATAAAAGAAAAAATTCCGAAAGCAGGAAATATAGCAAGTTACATACAAAGAAATTCGCAGTATCCAATCTATCAGAATACGGATATTGTGTATTTTGATGAAGCAGTGAAAGGATTAGAGGCACAGCTTAAGGATTTGGAGAAAGCACAGAAGTTTATCTTTATGGAATATCATGCGATAGAAGACGCTGAAGCATGGCATAAGATTCAAGATGTTCTGGAAGAGCGAGTAAAAGCAGGTGTGGAAGTTAGAGTATTCTACGATGATATGGGTTCTATAGGCTTTATTAACACAGATTTTGTGAAAAAGATGGAAGCAATAGGAATTCATTGCCGTGTATTCAATCCGTTTATGCCAGGTTTAAATCTGTTTTTGAACAATCGTGATCATAGAAAAATAACAGTTATTGATGGAAAAGTCGGATTTACAGGTGGATATAATCTAGCAAACGAATATTTTAATTACACACACCCGTATGGACAGTGGAAAGATACAGGTATTCGTTTAGAAGGAGATGCTGTTCAGTCGCTTACGGTGACATTTTTGGAAATGTGGAATGCAGTAAGTGATAAGGATGCTAATGATTCTGATTTTAGTAAATACCTTTTCCACTATGATTATGCGGCACAGCAAACTGGGTTTGTTCAACCTTATGCAGACAGCCCTATGGATAATGAGCAAGTAGGAGAAGAAGTTTATATCAGTATGATAAATAAAGCTGAAAAATATTGTTGGTTTATGACTCCATATCTAATCATAACAGATGAAATGACGCATGCGTTATGTCTGGCTGCTAAGCGAGGGGTAGACGTAAGAATTATCACACCTGGTATCCCTGATAAAAAATTCATTTATAATATAACTCGTTCTTTTTATCATGGATTAGTTAAACATGGTGTTCGTGTTTATGAGTGGACTCCTGGTTTCTGTCATGCAAAAATGAGTGTGGCAGATGACTGTATGGCAACTTGTGGAACAATTAATCTGGATTATCGAAGTTTATATCACCATTTTGAAAACGGCTGTTTTATGGCAGATTGTCAGGCAGTTGTGGAAATAAAAAATGATCTGATAAGAACGATGGGAGAATGTCGTGATGTGACAGACCAATATCAAACCGGACGAAGTGCATATTTGCGACTGGGACAATTATTTATGAGATTATTTGCTGGATTGCTATAA
- a CDS encoding GTP pyrophosphokinase, with amino-acid sequence MTKDEVKKLRMNSPESLQFLNNATKFYNLMMMYRCAIREIQTKLEVLDDEFSVENNRNPISFIKTRIKQPNSIYDKLQKMGYEFTTENIQTYLNDVAGVRIVCAFIDDIYMISDLITQQDDIKVIEIKDYIKNPKSNGYRSYHMIVEIPVFFAKGKTPMRVELQIRTNGMDFWATLEHQLRYKKGIEEMPGYDEISEELLHSARAIIEADNEMQRIKDKIGMFHEI; translated from the coding sequence ATGACAAAAGATGAAGTAAAAAAACTCAGGATGAACAGTCCGGAATCACTACAGTTTTTAAATAATGCTACAAAATTTTATAATTTAATGATGATGTATCGTTGTGCTATTCGGGAGATACAAACTAAACTTGAGGTTTTGGATGATGAATTTTCAGTTGAGAACAATCGAAATCCTATTTCTTTTATAAAAACAAGAATTAAGCAGCCCAATAGTATTTACGATAAACTGCAGAAGATGGGATATGAATTTACAACAGAAAATATACAGACATATCTCAATGATGTAGCAGGCGTTCGAATAGTTTGTGCGTTTATTGACGATATTTATATGATATCAGATTTGATTACCCAACAGGATGATATTAAAGTTATTGAAATAAAAGATTATATAAAAAATCCAAAATCGAATGGTTATCGAAGCTATCATATGATTGTTGAAATACCAGTATTTTTTGCTAAGGGTAAAACACCTATGCGTGTAGAATTACAGATTCGAACCAATGGTATGGATTTCTGGGCAACATTGGAACATCAACTTCGCTATAAAAAAGGAATTGAAGAAATGCCTGGCTATGATGAGATAAGTGAAGAATTACTTCATTCTGCAAGAGCTATCATTGAAGCAGATAATGAAATGCAGAGAATAAAAGACAAAATTGGTATGTTCCACGAAATTTAG
- the bsh gene encoding choloylglycine hydrolase — MCTAATYKTKDFYFGRTLDYEFSYGDQIVITPRNYAFNFRHVGDMKNHYAIIGMAHVAEDYPLYYDAMNEKGVAMAGLNFVGNAVYAAIKPDVENIAQFEFIPWILSQCSSLVEVRELLERINIVNTPFSEQLPLAQLHWIISDENESITVESMSDGLHIYDNPVGVLTNNPPFPQQMFQLNNYMYLSPKQPRNTFCENLALDAYSRGMGGLGLPGDLSSSSRFVRVAFTKVNAISGESEEESVSQFFHILGSVDQQRGCCEVADGKYEITLYTSCCNVTKGIYYYNTYENHQISAVDMHVENLDSDKMICYPVIQGERINYQNK; from the coding sequence ATGTGTACAGCAGCAACTTATAAAACAAAAGATTTTTACTTTGGACGAACCCTCGATTATGAATTCTCTTATGGTGATCAGATAGTAATTACACCACGTAATTATGCGTTTAATTTTCGCCATGTTGGCGATATGAAAAATCATTATGCAATTATTGGAATGGCTCATGTTGCTGAGGATTATCCTTTGTATTATGATGCTATGAATGAAAAAGGAGTGGCAATGGCAGGACTGAATTTTGTCGGAAATGCTGTTTATGCCGCGATTAAGCCAGATGTGGAAAATATTGCACAGTTTGAATTTATTCCGTGGATTTTAAGTCAGTGTTCTTCTTTAGTTGAAGTTCGCGAGCTTCTTGAACGAATTAATATTGTTAATACTCCTTTCAGCGAGCAATTACCATTAGCACAATTACACTGGATCATTTCTGATGAGAATGAGTCAATTACGGTAGAATCTATGTCAGATGGTTTGCATATTTATGACAATCCAGTAGGAGTGCTTACGAATAATCCTCCATTTCCACAGCAGATGTTTCAACTAAATAATTATATGTATTTATCTCCTAAACAGCCCAGAAATACTTTCTGCGAAAATTTGGCTCTTGATGCATATAGTAGAGGTATGGGAGGATTAGGTCTTCCGGGAGATCTCTCATCTTCCTCACGCTTTGTACGTGTAGCTTTTACAAAGGTAAATGCAATTTCAGGTGAATCAGAGGAAGAAAGCGTTAGCCAATTCTTCCACATTCTCGGATCTGTGGATCAGCAACGAGGATGTTGCGAAGTAGCGGATGGAAAATATGAAATCACATTGTATACGTCGTGTTGTAATGTTACAAAAGGTATTTATTATTACAATACTTATGAAAACCATCAGATCAGTGCAGTAGATATGCATGTAGAAAATCTGGATAGTGATAAAATGATTTGTTATCCAGTAATTCAAGGAGAACGAATCAACTATCAAAATAAATAA
- a CDS encoding DUF6017 domain-containing protein, which produces MEKKMTFNYFYGTEADQFSFYRIPKALFTDSYFKDLSSDAKILYGLMLDRMSLSIKNQWFDDKNRAYIYFSIEDIMELLNCGRNKAIKSMRELDDETGIGLIEKRRQGFGKVNVIYVKTFMPEKTDEKKFEEELKKFKKQTSVENEESTEVYISNFMKSQNQTSRSPENKLQEVYISNPNNTNLSDTEMNDNKSNQIVSADENRSDGDNRSEDYQAYENLVKETIDYESLEVTHHDDMRQVDEIVNLIVETVMCKNDKILIASNWYPASLVKKKFLMLTYSHIEYVLHCMSGNTTKVKNIKKYLLAALFNAPSTMNGYYQAEVNHDMPGLVR; this is translated from the coding sequence ATGGAGAAAAAAATGACATTTAATTATTTTTACGGTACCGAAGCTGATCAGTTCAGCTTCTACCGCATACCAAAAGCATTATTTACAGACAGTTATTTTAAAGATTTATCGAGCGATGCTAAAATTTTATATGGACTGATGTTGGATCGAATGTCTCTTTCCATCAAGAATCAGTGGTTTGATGACAAAAACAGAGCATATATCTACTTTTCCATCGAAGATATCATGGAATTACTGAACTGTGGCAGAAATAAAGCCATCAAATCCATGAGAGAACTGGATGACGAAACAGGGATTGGCCTGATTGAGAAACGCAGACAGGGATTTGGAAAGGTGAACGTTATCTACGTGAAAACCTTTATGCCTGAGAAAACAGATGAGAAAAAATTTGAAGAGGAATTAAAGAAGTTTAAAAAACAAACTTCTGTGGAAAATGAGGAATCTACAGAAGTTTACATTTCAAACTTCATGAAGTCCCAAAATCAAACTTCTAGAAGTCCCGAAAACAAACTTCAAGAAGTTTACATTTCAAACCCTAATAATACTAATCTTAGTGATACTGAAATGAATGATAATAAATCTAATCAAATCGTATCTGCAGATGAGAATCGATCCGATGGCGATAACCGCTCTGAGGATTATCAGGCTTATGAAAACCTTGTCAAAGAGACCATTGATTATGAATCACTGGAAGTAACCCATCATGACGATATGCGGCAGGTAGATGAAATCGTGAACCTGATCGTAGAGACTGTGATGTGTAAAAATGACAAGATCTTGATTGCCAGCAACTGGTATCCGGCATCACTGGTGAAGAAAAAATTTCTGATGCTGACCTATTCACATATCGAGTATGTCTTACACTGTATGAGTGGTAACACCACAAAGGTGAAGAACATCAAGAAATATTTATTAGCAGCCCTGTTTAATGCACCGTCAACGATGAACGGGTATTATCAGGCAGAGGTGAACCATGATATGCCAGGACTGGTAAGATAG